In Maridesulfovibrio sp., the following proteins share a genomic window:
- a CDS encoding universal stress protein, which yields MREIKKILCAVDFSDHSPVVADYATTLAKTLGAEIICLYVAPSLDQYVGFHVPPSSIENFVGEIVTGADTTMQTFIAENFEDISTSGKVVTGYAAEEILAIAESENADMIVMGTHGRAGIDRILFGSVAEKVVKSAKSPVLTVRPS from the coding sequence ATGCGTGAAATCAAGAAGATACTCTGTGCAGTGGATTTTTCAGATCACAGCCCTGTTGTCGCCGACTATGCGACAACATTAGCTAAGACTCTCGGGGCGGAAATTATATGCCTTTACGTTGCTCCTTCTCTGGATCAGTACGTTGGTTTCCATGTACCGCCCAGTTCCATTGAGAACTTCGTGGGCGAAATTGTAACTGGCGCTGACACTACGATGCAAACTTTCATCGCGGAAAACTTCGAGGATATATCCACAAGCGGTAAGGTTGTTACAGGATATGCCGCAGAAGAAATTCTGGCCATAGCTGAAAGTGAAAATGCTGACATGATCGTGATGGGGACACATGGCCGTGCTGGAATTGACCGTATCCTTTTCGGTTCAGTAGCAGAAAAGGTCGTTAAGTCTGCAAAGAGTCCTGTACTTACTGTCAGACCCTCCTAG
- the nrfD gene encoding NrfD/PsrC family molybdoenzyme membrane anchor subunit, whose product MLEKAFRGGPKYWAWIGFLLLIIGAGFCTYLTQLQEGMTITGLNRDVSWGFYIAQFTYLVGLAASGVMIVLPYYFHHYKKFKGMVIMGEFMAIAAVVMCLGFIIVDIGQPQRMLNIIFHPTPNSILFWDMIVLNGYLILNVVIGWTCLECDRQRVSHPKWVKPLVYTSIVWAFSIHTVTAFLYAGLPGRHYWLTAILAARFLASAFCSGPAILLLVVFLVRKITKYEPGKGAIGTLTTIITYAMCVNVFFFLLEVFTAFYSNMPGHMHSLVYLFSGAHGHTELVPWMWTAAIFAILSLALLIPPKLRYNQKLLPWSLAILVIATWIDKGLGLLIGGFTPNPFNEITVYWPSGKELMISFMVYALGALTLTFLYKIATDVKRELGQLTTED is encoded by the coding sequence ATGCTCGAAAAAGCTTTTAGAGGCGGACCGAAATACTGGGCCTGGATTGGTTTCCTGCTGCTCATCATCGGTGCCGGTTTCTGCACATACCTGACCCAGCTTCAGGAAGGGATGACCATCACCGGTCTGAACCGTGATGTTTCCTGGGGTTTTTATATTGCACAGTTCACCTACCTTGTCGGTCTCGCTGCATCCGGTGTTATGATCGTACTGCCTTACTACTTCCATCATTACAAGAAGTTCAAAGGCATGGTAATCATGGGTGAATTCATGGCTATTGCTGCCGTTGTCATGTGTCTCGGTTTCATCATCGTCGATATCGGACAGCCGCAGCGTATGCTGAACATTATATTCCATCCGACTCCGAACTCTATCCTTTTCTGGGATATGATTGTTCTGAACGGATACCTGATTTTGAACGTAGTGATCGGCTGGACCTGCCTTGAGTGTGACCGCCAGCGCGTTTCCCATCCTAAATGGGTTAAACCTCTGGTATACACATCTATTGTCTGGGCATTCTCCATCCACACCGTTACTGCGTTCCTGTATGCCGGTCTGCCCGGCCGCCACTACTGGCTCACCGCCATCCTGGCAGCCCGCTTTCTGGCATCCGCTTTCTGCTCCGGACCTGCTATCCTGCTGCTCGTCGTTTTCCTCGTGCGCAAGATCACCAAGTACGAACCCGGCAAAGGCGCTATCGGGACACTCACAACAATTATCACTTATGCAATGTGCGTGAACGTCTTCTTCTTCCTGCTTGAAGTATTCACCGCATTCTACTCAAATATGCCCGGTCACATGCACTCTCTGGTCTACCTGTTCTCAGGTGCACACGGCCACACAGAGCTCGTGCCCTGGATGTGGACTGCAGCTATCTTTGCTATTCTTAGCCTTGCGCTGCTTATTCCGCCCAAACTGCGTTACAACCAGAAGCTGCTTCCCTGGTCCCTCGCTATCCTCGTTATCGCAACATGGATTGATAAGGGACTGGGCCTGCTGATTGGTGGTTTCACTCCGAACCCCTTCAATGAAATCACTGTTTACTGGCCCAGCGGTAAAGAGCTTATGATTTCATTCATGGTTTACGCACTCGGCGCTCTGACTCTGACTTTCCTTTATAAGATTGCCACAGACGTTAAGCGCGAACTCGGTCAGCTGACTACTGAAGACTAG
- a CDS encoding 4Fe-4S dicluster domain-containing protein: MKQSRRNFLKFAGLSAAGLCIAPTAALASSGPAGGAHAEVNSNSLHAKRWAMVIDTRKLNTEEAIEALAETCHHIHNVPTIDSKQNVKWIWAGTYGEAFPEQENNFPSEDQEKHRFPLLCNHCEHPSCVRVCPTKATFVRPDGIVAMDYHRCIGCRYCMAACPFGSRSFNFMDPRTHLDMDKINMKFPTRMRGVVEKCNFCVERLAVGEIPACVEKSEGAIIFGDLQDPDSNVRKALRENFTIRRKPAAGTEPGVYYII; this comes from the coding sequence ATGAAACAGAGTAGAAGAAACTTCCTTAAGTTTGCTGGACTTTCAGCTGCCGGACTCTGCATTGCGCCCACTGCTGCCCTTGCATCCAGTGGTCCTGCTGGCGGAGCCCATGCCGAAGTCAACTCCAACTCCCTGCACGCTAAACGCTGGGCGATGGTTATCGACACCCGCAAACTTAACACTGAAGAAGCAATTGAAGCTCTGGCCGAAACCTGCCACCACATTCATAACGTTCCAACTATTGATTCCAAGCAGAACGTAAAATGGATTTGGGCCGGTACCTATGGTGAAGCTTTTCCTGAACAGGAAAACAACTTCCCCTCAGAAGATCAGGAAAAACACAGGTTTCCCCTGCTTTGCAACCACTGTGAGCATCCTTCCTGCGTACGCGTATGCCCTACAAAGGCAACTTTCGTGCGTCCTGACGGAATTGTAGCAATGGACTACCATCGCTGCATCGGCTGCCGCTATTGCATGGCTGCCTGCCCCTTTGGTTCCAGAAGCTTTAACTTCATGGATCCCAGGACCCATCTGGATATGGACAAAATCAACATGAAGTTCCCCACCCGCATGCGCGGTGTTGTGGAAAAATGTAACTTTTGTGTTGAGCGTCTCGCTGTAGGTGAAATTCCTGCATGTGTGGAAAAATCCGAAGGCGCGATCATCTTCGGCGATCTGCAGGACCCTGATTCCAACGTCAGAAAGGCCCTGCGTGAGAACTTCACCATCCGTAGAAAACCTGCCGCAGGCACCGAGCCCGGCGTTTACTACATCATCTAG
- the dsrJ gene encoding sulfate reduction electron transfer complex DsrMKJOP subunit DsrJ, producing the protein MHYGGKIITGLVIFLGLVSMPFWFNIGGSYEEPKVELPKNAKICVAPTQNMRENHMKLLNEWRDMALREGKRTYISAKGDKYTISLQNTCMQCHTSKEQFCDKCHVDASVTPYCWDCHVPPKEAK; encoded by the coding sequence ATGCACTACGGTGGAAAAATTATAACCGGACTGGTTATCTTCCTTGGTCTGGTGTCCATGCCTTTCTGGTTTAACATTGGCGGAAGCTATGAAGAACCTAAGGTAGAACTGCCTAAGAACGCTAAAATATGTGTCGCTCCCACCCAGAACATGCGTGAGAACCACATGAAGCTTCTTAACGAGTGGAGAGATATGGCTCTTCGCGAAGGTAAAAGGACCTACATCAGTGCCAAAGGCGATAAATACACCATCAGCCTTCAGAACACCTGTATGCAGTGCCACACCAGCAAGGAACAGTTCTGCGACAAGTGTCACGTTGATGCGAGTGTTACTCCCTACTGCTGGGATTGCCACGTACCTCCCAAGGAGGCTAAATAA
- a CDS encoding (Fe-S)-binding protein yields MADLPKADELFKSINYTPPSTGWMDTPVDTSPGNWCYPAKAEKLEYLGFPNPRQWSPEDVDWKLPENWQDIVHQGFKERLEKYRSLKVFMDICVRCGACADKCHFFIGSGDPKNMPVLRAELMRSIYRKDFTMAGKILSTLTGSRVMTEDVLKEWFIYFYQCTECRRCSLFCPYGIDTAEITMMARELLHLCGVNINWILEPVSNCNRTGNHLGIQPHAFKDIVDFMVDDIEEITGKRLNVPMNEKGHEVIFITPSGDVFADPGIYTFMGYLMLFDHIGLDYTLSTYASEGGNFGLFTSADMMKKLNAKMYAEADRLGAKWILGGECGHMWRVINQYMDTMNGPANNLEVPVSPITGTVFENARQTKMVHITEFTADLMKHNKLKLDPSRNDHIRATFHDSCNPARAMGLMDEPRYVIKNVVKNFFEMPEQTIREQTFCCAGGSGLNTDEIMEIRMRGGLPRGNALKAVQEQYDVNMLSCICAIDRATLLPLANYWAPGVEVCGVHELVGNALILDGEKERETDLRFNPLPGKEG; encoded by the coding sequence ATGGCTGACCTCCCAAAAGCTGATGAGCTTTTTAAAAGCATTAATTACACACCGCCGTCCACAGGATGGATGGATACCCCGGTAGACACTTCTCCGGGTAACTGGTGTTATCCCGCTAAAGCGGAAAAACTTGAGTATCTGGGCTTCCCTAACCCCCGTCAGTGGAGCCCGGAAGACGTGGACTGGAAACTTCCTGAAAACTGGCAGGACATCGTCCACCAGGGTTTCAAGGAAAGACTAGAGAAGTACCGTTCACTGAAAGTATTCATGGACATCTGTGTTCGCTGTGGCGCTTGTGCAGACAAATGCCACTTTTTCATCGGTTCCGGTGATCCCAAGAACATGCCTGTCCTGCGTGCGGAACTTATGCGTTCCATCTACCGCAAGGACTTCACCATGGCCGGTAAAATCCTGTCCACCCTCACCGGGTCCAGGGTTATGACCGAAGATGTTCTCAAAGAATGGTTCATTTACTTCTACCAGTGCACAGAGTGCCGTCGTTGTTCCCTGTTCTGCCCCTACGGCATTGATACAGCGGAAATCACCATGATGGCACGTGAACTGCTGCACCTCTGCGGTGTGAACATCAACTGGATTCTCGAACCGGTTTCCAACTGTAACCGTACAGGTAACCACCTCGGTATCCAGCCCCACGCATTCAAAGACATCGTCGACTTCATGGTTGACGACATCGAAGAAATCACCGGTAAGCGCCTCAACGTTCCCATGAACGAAAAAGGCCATGAAGTTATCTTCATTACTCCTTCCGGTGACGTTTTCGCTGATCCCGGCATCTACACCTTTATGGGTTACCTGATGCTCTTCGATCACATCGGTCTCGACTACACCCTCTCCACCTACGCATCTGAAGGCGGTAACTTCGGTCTCTTCACTTCTGCTGATATGATGAAGAAACTGAATGCCAAGATGTACGCCGAAGCAGACCGCCTCGGCGCGAAATGGATTCTGGGTGGTGAGTGTGGGCACATGTGGCGTGTTATCAACCAGTACATGGACACCATGAACGGCCCCGCGAACAACCTTGAAGTTCCCGTGAGCCCGATAACCGGTACCGTGTTCGAAAACGCACGTCAGACCAAAATGGTCCACATCACTGAGTTTACTGCCGACCTGATGAAGCACAATAAGCTGAAACTTGATCCCAGCAGAAACGACCATATCCGTGCAACCTTCCACGATTCCTGTAACCCCGCACGAGCCATGGGCCTCATGGACGAGCCTCGTTACGTCATCAAGAACGTTGTCAAAAACTTCTTTGAAATGCCTGAACAGACCATTCGCGAGCAGACTTTCTGCTGCGCTGGCGGTTCCGGTCTCAACACAGATGAAATCATGGAAATCCGTATGCGCGGCGGCCTTCCCCGCGGTAACGCACTGAAAGCCGTTCAGGAACAGTACGATGTAAACATGCTGTCCTGCATCTGCGCTATCGACCGTGCGACCCTTCTCCCTCTGGCAAACTACTGGGCACCCGGCGTTGAAGTCTGTGGTGTTCACGAGCTGGTTGGTAACGCCCTTATCCTTGACGGCGAAAAAGAAAGGGAAACCGACCTTCGTTTCAATCCTCTGCCCGGTAAGGAGGGTTAA
- the dsrM gene encoding sulfate reduction electron transfer complex DsrMKJOP subunit DsrM: MNALYSLVLVFALVLIALFGVGSAHMAGLFGTWLPYVAVAVFLVGFARRIICWAKSPVPFRIPTTGGQQKSLDFIQHDRFDNPVTPGQTFIRMILEICCFRSLFRNTKVELRDGRVTYASSKYLWLFSLLFHYSFLLIVIRHMRLFFEPVPACIAFVEMIDGILQIGVPRLYMSDLLILAGLGFLLGRRLKDPKLRYISLVTDYFPLLLIIGIALSGIYMRYFAHVDILAIKKLTMGLVTFSPVIPTGISVVFFVHLFLVCMLLVYFPFSKLMHAGGVFLSPTRNMPNDTRINHHENPWNDPNIKPHSYEAYEDEFREAMIEAGLPVEKKA, translated from the coding sequence ATGAACGCTTTGTACTCACTCGTTTTAGTTTTTGCCCTGGTGCTCATTGCACTCTTCGGAGTGGGTTCCGCACACATGGCAGGACTTTTCGGCACATGGTTACCGTATGTAGCAGTTGCCGTATTTCTGGTGGGCTTTGCCCGCCGGATAATTTGCTGGGCAAAAAGCCCGGTTCCTTTCCGTATTCCGACCACGGGCGGGCAGCAGAAGTCTCTGGATTTTATCCAGCATGACCGCTTTGACAACCCCGTGACCCCGGGTCAAACATTTATCCGCATGATCCTTGAGATCTGTTGCTTTCGTTCCCTCTTCAGGAACACAAAAGTAGAACTCAGGGACGGAAGAGTAACTTACGCCTCATCCAAATACTTGTGGCTGTTTTCTCTGCTCTTCCACTACTCATTCCTGCTCATCGTGATCAGGCACATGAGACTCTTCTTCGAACCGGTACCGGCTTGTATCGCTTTCGTGGAAATGATCGACGGTATCTTGCAGATCGGTGTACCCAGACTGTACATGTCAGACCTCCTTATTCTTGCCGGCCTCGGCTTCCTGCTCGGCCGCAGACTTAAGGACCCGAAACTTCGTTACATTTCTCTGGTTACCGATTACTTTCCGCTGCTTCTTATCATCGGCATCGCCCTTTCCGGTATCTACATGCGCTACTTTGCCCATGTGGACATCCTGGCGATCAAGAAGCTGACCATGGGTCTTGTAACCTTCAGCCCCGTTATTCCTACAGGAATCAGTGTGGTATTCTTTGTCCACCTTTTCCTCGTGTGTATGCTGCTGGTTTACTTCCCTTTCAGTAAGCTGATGCATGCGGGCGGCGTTTTCCTGTCTCCTACAAGGAACATGCCCAACGATACCCGTATCAACCATCACGAAAACCCCTGGAACGATCCCAACATCAAGCCCCACAGTTATGAGGCTTATGAAGATGAGTTCCGTGAAGCAATGATTGAAGCGGGTCTCCCGGTGGAAAAAAAGGCATAG